The following proteins are co-located in the Microvirga ossetica genome:
- a CDS encoding multidrug effflux MFS transporter, whose product MSIIENIPNGRIVQTAERRLSAGLLLLLAGLAAIGALSTNIILPSFPSIASALGVPTRDLGLTLSSFFVAFAIGQLFVGPLSDRYGRRHFVLGGLAVFVIGSAVCGAAESFPMLIAGRIIQALGVCAASVLSRAIARDLFDGEELAKALSLTMVAMAAAPGFSPLLGSALDTQFGWRSAFVVVAALGTILAAYYALGAGETHPADRRSATSLRAVMGAYRGLLVDPRFIRPALAVSLVIGGLYAFFAAAPAILIVNLGLSSLQLGLFFATTVFVVFASGLLAPRLAHKWGARSIAILGIVLALLGGVLLLAMSNATTFPAFAVALAIFLLGMGLVNPLGTAITLHPFGRQAGLASALLGFLQMACAALGTALTTALPLPPVLSLSLILTGGSILALVVFLRHRADTHHGKA is encoded by the coding sequence TTGTCCATCATCGAAAACATACCGAACGGCCGGATCGTCCAGACCGCCGAGCGCAGGCTCTCGGCCGGCCTTCTGCTTCTGCTGGCAGGGCTCGCCGCCATCGGCGCGCTCTCCACCAACATCATCCTTCCCTCCTTTCCCTCGATCGCTTCGGCCCTTGGCGTACCGACGCGCGATCTCGGCCTGACGCTGAGCAGCTTCTTCGTCGCATTCGCCATCGGGCAGCTCTTCGTCGGTCCCCTGTCGGATCGCTATGGCCGGCGACATTTCGTGCTCGGCGGCCTGGCGGTCTTCGTCATCGGCAGCGCCGTCTGCGGTGCGGCGGAAAGCTTCCCGATGCTGATCGCAGGGCGCATCATCCAGGCGCTCGGCGTCTGCGCGGCTTCCGTTCTCTCCCGCGCCATCGCGCGCGATCTCTTCGATGGTGAAGAACTCGCGAAGGCGCTTTCGCTGACCATGGTGGCGATGGCCGCAGCGCCCGGTTTCTCGCCGCTTCTCGGCAGTGCGCTCGATACGCAATTCGGCTGGCGCTCGGCCTTCGTCGTCGTCGCGGCACTCGGTACGATCCTTGCGGCCTATTACGCACTCGGCGCCGGAGAAACCCATCCTGCGGACCGCCGTTCGGCCACGTCCCTGCGCGCCGTCATGGGCGCTTATCGCGGGCTTCTCGTCGACCCGCGCTTCATCCGGCCGGCGCTTGCCGTCAGCCTGGTTATCGGCGGGCTCTATGCGTTCTTTGCGGCAGCGCCAGCGATCCTGATCGTGAATCTCGGACTGTCCTCGCTGCAGCTCGGCCTGTTCTTCGCGACAACGGTGTTCGTTGTCTTCGCTAGCGGCTTGCTCGCGCCGCGCCTCGCGCACAAATGGGGAGCACGCTCCATCGCCATCCTCGGCATCGTCCTGGCCCTGCTCGGCGGCGTGCTCCTGCTGGCCATGAGCAATGCCACGACCTTCCCCGCCTTTGCGGTCGCGCTCGCAATCTTCCTTCTCGGCATGGGCCTCGTGAACCCGCTCGGTACCGCCATCACGCTGCATCCATTCGGACGGCAGGCGGGCCTGGCCTCAGCGCTTCTCGGCTTCCTGCAGATGGCCTGCGCGGCGCTCGGGACCGCGCTCACGACGGCTCTCCCATTGCCGCCGGTTCTGTCCTTGAGCCTCATCCTCACCGGCGGCTCGATCCTGGCTCTCGTCGTCTTCCTTCGGCACCGCGCCGACACCCATCATGGAAAGGCATAA
- a CDS encoding DUF1214 domain-containing protein has product MTNAPAAAPMRAPMTMLSTVSVRRVPTAILVVYALLLALALGLGTAYRAINGNPPFGSLRLGPWQSWPKLGSPEADPYMRAILAHRGDVPLATGEGLGFLAGQDSDGRPLDSACTYTIGTTAPVARLWTVTLYDGEGRLPATELGRRSFTSAEVLRDSQDRFTIALSRSLQPGNWLQLPANGPFTISLRLYDPPGAAATNLEESDFPAIQRLGCGA; this is encoded by the coding sequence TTGACGAACGCCCCTGCGGCCGCTCCCATGCGCGCGCCCATGACCATGCTATCGACCGTTTCCGTTCGCCGCGTCCCGACCGCCATTCTCGTGGTCTATGCCTTATTGCTGGCGCTGGCGCTCGGCCTGGGCACGGCCTATCGGGCCATCAACGGCAACCCGCCCTTCGGCAGCCTGCGCCTCGGCCCCTGGCAGTCATGGCCGAAGCTCGGCTCGCCGGAGGCCGACCCCTATATGCGCGCCATCCTCGCCCACCGGGGCGACGTCCCGCTCGCCACCGGCGAAGGGTTGGGCTTCCTCGCGGGACAGGACAGCGACGGCAGGCCGCTCGATTCTGCCTGCACCTACACCATCGGCACGACCGCACCCGTCGCCCGCCTCTGGACCGTCACCCTCTATGACGGGGAAGGCCGCCTGCCTGCGACGGAGCTTGGACGCCGGAGCTTCACCTCGGCCGAAGTGCTCCGGGACAGCCAGGACCGCTTCACCATTGCGCTCTCCCGCAGCCTGCAGCCCGGCAACTGGCTGCAGCTGCCGGCCAATGGCCCGTTCACGATCTCCCTACGCCTCTACGATCCGCCGGGAGCAGCCGCCACCAATCTCGAGGAAAGCGACTTTCCTGCCATCCAGCGCCTGGGATGCGGCGCATGA
- a CDS encoding aldo/keto reductase has translation MRYKLFGTHTGLRVSELVLGTGNFGTRWGHGTEPDEARRIFETYAEAGGNFIDTADSYQFGQSEEILGELLQGRRDDFVVATKFTQRANPKDGILVTGNSRKAMTASVEASLKRLKTDHIDLYWVHYSDGVTPVEEIVRGFDDLARAGKILYAGLSDFPAWRVARAATIAELRGAVPIAGLQVEHSLVERTTEQELIPAGQALGLGIVAWSPLGGGMLTGKYRQGEAGRAQGLGGKVFQAENSAQRSAVLDAVLAIAEELGVTPGEVAIAWVASKGSLPIIGPRTGAQLASNLAAAKLKLSTDHIARLDAVSALPPVFPYSMIDDEGTRQRSAGGKFDLLDRPARPVA, from the coding sequence ATGCGCTACAAGCTTTTCGGCACACATACCGGTCTTCGCGTCTCGGAACTCGTTCTCGGCACCGGCAATTTCGGCACGCGCTGGGGCCACGGCACCGAGCCCGACGAAGCCCGCCGCATCTTCGAGACTTATGCCGAGGCCGGCGGCAATTTCATCGACACGGCCGACAGCTATCAGTTCGGCCAGTCCGAGGAGATTCTCGGCGAGCTGCTTCAGGGCCGGCGCGACGATTTCGTCGTCGCAACGAAGTTCACGCAGCGCGCCAATCCGAAGGACGGCATTCTCGTCACCGGCAACAGCCGCAAGGCGATGACGGCCTCGGTAGAGGCAAGCCTCAAGCGCCTGAAGACCGATCACATCGATCTCTACTGGGTGCATTACTCCGACGGCGTCACGCCGGTCGAGGAGATCGTGCGCGGCTTCGACGATCTCGCGCGCGCCGGCAAGATTCTCTATGCGGGCCTGTCCGATTTCCCCGCCTGGCGTGTGGCACGCGCGGCCACCATCGCCGAGCTGCGCGGTGCGGTTCCCATCGCCGGCCTGCAGGTCGAGCACAGCCTCGTCGAACGCACCACCGAGCAGGAGCTCATCCCCGCCGGCCAAGCGCTCGGCCTCGGCATCGTCGCCTGGTCGCCGCTGGGCGGCGGCATGCTCACCGGCAAATACCGGCAGGGCGAAGCCGGCCGCGCGCAAGGCCTCGGCGGCAAGGTGTTCCAGGCCGAGAACTCGGCCCAGCGCAGCGCCGTGCTCGATGCGGTGCTCGCGATCGCCGAAGAGCTCGGCGTGACGCCGGGCGAGGTCGCCATCGCCTGGGTCGCATCGAAGGGCTCGCTGCCGATCATCGGACCGCGCACCGGCGCACAGCTCGCAAGCAACCTCGCCGCAGCGAAACTCAAACTCTCCACCGATCACATCGCACGGCTCGACGCGGTCAGCGCCCTGCCGCCGGTCTTCCCCTATTCGATGATCGACGATGAAGGGACTCGGCAGCGCAGCGCCGGCGGCAAGTTCGATCTGCTCGACCGGCCCGCCCGGCCTGTCGCGTAA
- a CDS encoding M10 family metallopeptidase, producing MSAITSYSMTGNAYIDGVLGNFKWASNNISYSFPANGSYYGTNYANAENVTNFGTLSGVQQTMAREALRIYSTVANLTFTQLDETMSQHADLRYGQSDRTPSAWAYEPSTRGEGGDVWFNRSIGYFVDPVKGGYAYQVFLHETGHALGLDHPHQGNVMPIDRDSLEYSIMSYRSYKGGSETSGFTNEAWGYDQSLMMYDIAAVQQMYGANYATNSGNTSYSWSPTTGEMFVNGAGQGRPGDNKIFLTVWDGGGTDTYDFSNYAGGLKIDLRPGEWTTTSAGQLARLKSDGSQTAVGNIANALLHQGDTRALIENAIGGSGNNTMTGNDGINLLKGGAGSDKLYGLAGNDILDGGLGADTFYGGAGADIFDYNSTKDSLSSSRDTIQDFLRGTDRIDLRSIDASTKSSGNQAFSFIGSKSFAGHAGELNFVSGVLSGDVNGDRTADFRIKIAVSSLATGDFYL from the coding sequence ATGTCGGCAATTACTTCCTACAGCATGACAGGAAATGCCTATATCGATGGAGTGCTCGGTAATTTCAAATGGGCGAGTAATAATATAAGCTACAGCTTTCCGGCGAACGGGTCCTATTACGGAACGAACTACGCCAATGCGGAAAATGTCACGAATTTCGGCACCCTCAGTGGCGTGCAGCAGACGATGGCCCGCGAGGCCCTGCGGATCTATTCCACGGTCGCGAATCTCACCTTTACCCAGCTCGACGAGACGATGAGCCAGCACGCAGATCTGCGTTACGGCCAATCCGACAGAACCCCCTCCGCCTGGGCCTATGAACCGAGCACCAGAGGGGAGGGAGGCGACGTCTGGTTCAACCGCTCCATCGGCTATTTTGTCGATCCGGTGAAGGGGGGATATGCCTACCAGGTCTTCCTGCATGAGACCGGCCACGCGCTCGGTCTCGACCACCCGCATCAAGGCAACGTCATGCCGATCGACCGGGACTCGCTGGAATACTCGATCATGAGCTATCGCTCTTACAAGGGTGGCTCCGAGACTTCCGGCTTCACCAACGAGGCCTGGGGCTATGACCAGTCGCTGATGATGTACGACATCGCAGCCGTGCAGCAGATGTACGGCGCGAACTACGCGACGAACAGCGGCAACACGAGCTATAGCTGGAGCCCGACGACCGGCGAGATGTTCGTCAACGGCGCCGGGCAGGGTCGGCCCGGCGACAACAAGATCTTCCTGACGGTCTGGGACGGCGGCGGCACGGACACCTATGACTTCTCGAACTATGCGGGCGGTCTCAAGATCGATCTGCGCCCCGGCGAATGGACCACGACATCGGCGGGCCAGCTCGCGCGGCTGAAATCGGACGGCTCGCAGACCGCGGTCGGCAACATCGCCAATGCGCTGCTTCATCAGGGTGATACACGCGCGCTCATCGAGAACGCAATCGGCGGTTCCGGCAACAATACGATGACCGGCAACGACGGGATCAACCTGCTCAAGGGTGGGGCGGGATCGGACAAGCTCTACGGACTCGCGGGAAACGACATCCTCGACGGCGGCCTGGGAGCGGACACGTTTTACGGAGGAGCAGGGGCGGATATCTTCGATTACAACTCCACGAAGGATTCGCTTTCGTCATCGCGCGACACGATTCAGGACTTCCTGCGCGGCACGGACCGGATCGATCTGCGCAGTATCGATGCCAGCACCAAATCGAGTGGAAATCAGGCCTTCTCCTTTATCGGCTCTAAGTCCTTCGCGGGTCACGCGGGGGAGCTGAACTTCGTCAGCGGCGTTCTGTCGGGCGATGTGAACGGAGACAGGACCGCCGATTTCCGCATCAAGATCGCGGTATCGTCGCTTGCGACAGGGGATTTCTATCTCTGA
- a CDS encoding DUF1491 family protein, translating into MSRLRSDFWVSAYLRRCSIEGVEAALRKRGAAEAGAIFVKLDRLDGTASLYGPAPQLFLDDSGERLFSPILDGVMPLDVEERMARESRFDPDLWLVEVDDRAGRHFLELAREDQG; encoded by the coding sequence GTGTCGCGCCTGCGCTCCGACTTCTGGGTGTCCGCCTATCTGCGCCGCTGCTCGATCGAGGGCGTGGAAGCCGCTCTGCGCAAGCGCGGCGCTGCGGAGGCCGGTGCGATCTTCGTGAAGCTCGATCGTCTCGACGGCACCGCGAGCCTCTACGGTCCTGCGCCGCAGCTTTTTCTCGACGATAGCGGCGAGCGCCTGTTCTCGCCGATTCTCGACGGCGTCATGCCCCTCGACGTGGAAGAGCGTATGGCGCGCGAATCGCGCTTCGATCCCGATCTCTGGCTCGTCGAGGTAGACGACAGGGCAGGGCGGCACTTCCTCGAGCTCGCACGCGAGGATCAAGGCTGA
- a CDS encoding GNAT family N-acetyltransferase, protein MPWRTMTPEDLPQVQALADRIHVDHPEDFEVLAERQRLYPQGCLMLVEDGAAIGYALTHPWRFGEPPPLNEPLGNLPERATTYYIHDVALLPATRGKGYAAQAAAMLIAHARAAGFDNLSLVAVNGSQAFWEKVGFRAAAVPGLEAKLSSYGPDAVLMVQPVAGA, encoded by the coding sequence ATGCCTTGGCGCACGATGACGCCCGAGGACCTGCCGCAGGTGCAGGCTCTCGCGGACCGGATCCATGTCGACCATCCGGAGGATTTCGAGGTGCTGGCCGAGCGCCAGCGCCTCTATCCGCAGGGATGCCTCATGCTGGTCGAGGACGGGGCTGCGATCGGCTACGCGCTCACGCATCCCTGGCGCTTCGGCGAACCTCCGCCTCTGAACGAGCCTCTGGGCAACCTCCCCGAGCGGGCCACGACCTATTACATCCATGACGTCGCCCTGCTGCCGGCGACTCGGGGAAAGGGTTATGCCGCGCAGGCGGCAGCGATGCTGATCGCGCATGCACGCGCGGCAGGCTTCGACAATCTGTCGCTCGTCGCCGTCAACGGGTCGCAGGCGTTCTGGGAGAAGGTCGGATTTCGCGCTGCGGCCGTTCCCGGCCTGGAGGCGAAGCTCTCGAGTTACGGACCGGATGCGGTGCTGATGGTACAGCCGGTCGCCGGCGCCTAA
- a CDS encoding peptidoglycan-binding domain-containing protein: MRDALVDQPDDDFDLPSVVRRKAPARPTQRRAAKPPRKPGAGERLVSFIAGHPRQILAALFLTGCGGAIAWNALALQMSRHPAPLFNAREIVFAPEPAPGRDVETAQPLPPLRPGAQPHDDLAGSAASVEAAAHAETVPAGYATPKPPARNPIGEMIRSGGQPVAAAPPARAPQAAAAPAVPPVARTAARDPIADMIRMGGPVPVPPANVGRDPGDAVLAGQRALARLGYGVKVDGMMGAGTRQAIERFEQDRRLPVTGELNARTIRELSAASGIAVQ; the protein is encoded by the coding sequence TTGCGTGACGCTCTTGTCGACCAGCCCGATGACGATTTCGACCTGCCGTCCGTGGTGCGGCGGAAGGCTCCGGCGCGGCCGACGCAGCGACGTGCCGCCAAGCCGCCGCGCAAGCCCGGCGCCGGAGAGCGGCTGGTGTCGTTCATCGCCGGTCATCCGCGCCAGATCCTGGCTGCCCTGTTCCTGACCGGATGCGGCGGTGCGATTGCCTGGAACGCCCTCGCGCTGCAGATGAGCCGCCATCCGGCGCCGCTGTTCAACGCCCGGGAGATCGTCTTCGCGCCGGAGCCGGCACCGGGACGAGATGTCGAGACCGCGCAGCCGCTGCCGCCCCTGCGCCCCGGCGCGCAGCCGCACGACGATCTTGCAGGATCGGCTGCTTCGGTCGAAGCCGCCGCTCATGCCGAGACCGTACCGGCCGGATACGCCACCCCTAAGCCGCCCGCCCGCAACCCGATCGGCGAGATGATCCGCAGTGGCGGCCAGCCGGTTGCCGCTGCCCCTCCCGCGCGAGCCCCGCAGGCGGCCGCTGCGCCCGCGGTCCCTCCCGTTGCTCGCACCGCCGCCCGCGATCCGATTGCCGACATGATCCGCATGGGCGGTCCCGTACCTGTGCCGCCCGCCAATGTGGGCCGCGATCCCGGCGATGCCGTGCTCGCCGGCCAGCGCGCGCTCGCGCGCCTGGGCTACGGCGTGAAGGTCGACGGGATGATGGGGGCCGGCACACGGCAGGCCATTGAGCGCTTCGAGCAGGACCGGCGCCTGCCCGTGACGGGAGAGCTCAACGCGCGCACGATCCGTGAACTCTCCGCCGCATCCGGAATCGCGGTCCAGTAG
- a CDS encoding carboxymuconolactone decarboxylase family protein: MFLQTIEEDEATGRVAEIYEKQKAQLGFVMEAAKCFTARPDLLPIYTDFSDRIRAGFSLGLREWRLITLIAAKQIPSTYCSHVYGKQLIDDLGSKEAVLAVQSDFRKAGLPDKDVAMLSYAEKVAQDASGISQTDIDALRAAGFSDRQICDIALCAAFRCFVSRFFDAVGAGTEPAFIDSDESFRSAMTVGRALS, translated from the coding sequence ATGTTCCTGCAGACGATCGAGGAAGACGAGGCCACGGGCAGGGTCGCGGAGATCTACGAGAAGCAGAAGGCGCAACTCGGCTTCGTCATGGAAGCCGCGAAATGCTTCACCGCCCGTCCCGACCTGCTGCCGATCTACACCGACTTCTCCGACAGGATCCGCGCCGGGTTTTCGCTGGGCTTGCGTGAATGGCGCCTGATCACGCTCATTGCCGCCAAGCAGATCCCCTCCACCTATTGCTCCCATGTCTACGGCAAGCAGCTCATCGACGATCTCGGATCGAAGGAGGCCGTGCTCGCCGTCCAGAGCGATTTCCGCAAGGCCGGTTTGCCGGACAAGGATGTCGCGATGCTCTCCTATGCCGAGAAGGTCGCGCAGGATGCCTCCGGCATTTCCCAGACCGATATCGATGCCTTACGCGCCGCTGGCTTCTCCGACCGGCAGATCTGCGACATCGCCCTCTGCGCTGCCTTCCGCTGCTTCGTCAGCCGCTTCTTCGACGCGGTCGGCGCCGGCACCGAACCCGCCTTCATCGATAGCGATGAAAGCTTCCGCTCGGCCATGACCGTCGGCCGCGCCCTTTCGTGA
- a CDS encoding TetR/AcrR family transcriptional regulator has product MRVSREQAQRNREHVVEVSSRLFRERGFDGIGVDDLMKEAGLTRGGFYGQFKSKEDLKVEASRRAFSMNKDKISKVVADAAEEKLAALANFYLSESHIGRRGDGCTLAALSGDAPRYSAELQAAFKDGIEDYLALIGSAMPDTSTEEQRGKSIAALATMVGALVLARAVGNDDLSREILSAARDDVAARSQEAGAGRTS; this is encoded by the coding sequence ATGCGCGTCAGCCGGGAACAGGCTCAGCGAAACCGCGAGCATGTGGTCGAGGTCTCCAGCCGCCTCTTCCGCGAGCGCGGCTTCGATGGCATCGGCGTCGACGACCTGATGAAGGAGGCCGGCCTGACCCGTGGCGGCTTCTACGGTCAGTTCAAGTCGAAGGAGGACTTGAAAGTCGAGGCGAGCCGGCGCGCCTTTTCCATGAATAAGGACAAGATCTCGAAAGTCGTCGCCGATGCGGCGGAGGAAAAGCTGGCCGCACTGGCAAACTTTTATCTGTCCGAGTCCCATATCGGCCGGCGGGGCGACGGATGCACGCTGGCGGCCTTGAGCGGCGACGCCCCCCGCTACAGCGCCGAGCTGCAGGCGGCCTTCAAGGACGGCATCGAAGACTACCTCGCCCTCATCGGCAGCGCGATGCCCGACACCTCGACCGAGGAGCAGCGCGGCAAATCCATCGCAGCCCTGGCGACGATGGTGGGCGCGCTCGTTCTCGCACGCGCTGTCGGGAACGACGACCTCTCACGCGAAATCCTCTCGGCCGCACGCGACGATGTCGCGGCCCGATCTCAAGAGGCCGGCGCAGGCAGGACCTCGTAA
- a CDS encoding YcgN family cysteine cluster protein, with product MPNAALADKSEPEDQPFWRVKTLDAMSLAEWESLCDGCGRCCLVKLEDEDTGEVMYTDVGCTLLNDQSCRCRDYPNRQAKVADCVRLTPDAARSLSWLPHTCAYRLLGEGHDLYWWHPLVSGDPETVHGAGISVRDRVAGPEEDFTVAELLNRITDWPMEDPGA from the coding sequence ATGCCAAATGCCGCACTTGCCGATAAGTCCGAGCCGGAAGACCAACCCTTCTGGCGCGTGAAGACCCTCGACGCCATGAGTCTCGCCGAATGGGAGAGCCTGTGCGACGGCTGCGGGCGCTGCTGCCTCGTCAAGCTCGAGGACGAGGATACCGGCGAGGTGATGTACACCGATGTCGGCTGCACCCTCCTCAACGACCAAAGCTGCCGCTGCCGAGACTACCCGAACCGCCAGGCCAAGGTGGCCGATTGCGTACGCCTGACGCCCGATGCCGCGCGCAGCCTCTCCTGGCTGCCTCATACCTGCGCCTATCGCCTGCTGGGCGAGGGGCACGACCTCTACTGGTGGCATCCCCTCGTCTCCGGCGATCCCGAGACGGTCCATGGGGCAGGCATCTCCGTCCGCGACCGGGTTGCCGGACCGGAAGAGGACTTCACGGTAGCGGAACTCCTGAATCGCATCACCGACTGGCCGATGGAGGACCCCGGCGCCTGA
- a CDS encoding SufE family protein translates to MIDRSYRFSMLPKIDEIVSNFDLLDEWEERYRYLIELGRLMEPLPDAAYNDVNKVQGCASQVWLQTGLDSANGEPVLHLRGDSDAHIVRGLVALLISLYSGKTAAEALSTDALGLFKELGLSEHLTPQRSNGVRSMVERIRRDAQIARASS, encoded by the coding sequence ATGATCGACAGGTCATATAGGTTTTCCATGCTGCCGAAGATCGACGAAATCGTTTCCAATTTCGACCTGCTCGACGAGTGGGAGGAGCGCTATCGCTACCTCATCGAGCTCGGCCGGCTCATGGAGCCGCTGCCGGACGCGGCCTATAACGACGTCAACAAGGTCCAGGGCTGCGCCAGCCAGGTCTGGCTCCAGACCGGCCTCGATTCCGCGAACGGCGAGCCCGTTCTGCATCTTCGCGGCGACAGCGATGCCCATATCGTGCGCGGCCTCGTGGCCCTCCTGATCTCCCTCTACAGCGGCAAGACCGCAGCGGAGGCGCTGTCCACGGATGCCCTCGGCCTATTCAAGGAACTCGGCCTGTCCGAACATCTGACGCCGCAGCGCTCCAACGGCGTCAGATCCATGGTCGAGCGCATCCGCCGCGATGCGCAGATAGCGCGGGCGTCCTCCTAA
- a CDS encoding transglycosylase domain-containing protein has translation MTRIKRAALGFDAWLNSALFQGRRGLAGAWGWYSDKLKCLRFRGPVRVLLDLTSEAATLGTVGAVAMLALALPAFRETEDDWLKTQDLAITFLDRYGQEVGRRGLHLDDSYKLEDFPNYMIKAALATEDRRFYEHWGIDPIGTFRALLVNAQGGGVVQGGSSITQQLAKNLFLTNERSLERKIKEAFLAIWLEFHLTKDEILKLYLDRAYMGGGAHGVVAAADYYFSKPAKDLTLAESAMLAGLFKAPTKYAPHVNLPAARARANEVLRNMVEAGFLTDGQIQTARRNPATPVNRERETTPDFYLDWAFEQVKGLATQKKFGNERVLIVKTPLDTALQRHTEETLENMLRQHGRQYKAGQGAIVVMDVDGAVRTIVGGRDYGQSQFNRATGGLRQPGSSFKPFVYAAALTTNPKLRPNSIVVDRPICLGNWCPQNYGRSFSGSMPLVSALARSINSIPVQMSVEIGKGNAKAGRAVIVDTAKRMGLTHPLADSSSLPIGAAEVTPIDMAASYAVFANGGKRADPYAAWEVRNSAGDVIYRHDRDTPPKQVLDTRVVQDMNFMLNKVVEEGTGKRAALEGIPVAGKTGTTNGYKDAWFVGYTGNLVASVWYGNDDSTPMNDMTGGTLPAMTWHEVMNLAHQNLEIRPIPGASPANANRVASAGRQNADPAQAPAQGYLAGTLSRRSYEVLGTIGTLFQSVDRSVTTGKVPGTPGGSAAADVRRQVAMP, from the coding sequence ATGACGCGGATCAAGCGCGCGGCGCTGGGATTTGACGCGTGGCTCAATTCCGCGCTCTTCCAGGGCCGTCGCGGCCTGGCGGGGGCATGGGGATGGTATTCGGACAAGCTGAAATGCCTGCGCTTTCGCGGCCCTGTCCGCGTTCTCCTGGATCTGACCAGCGAGGCGGCCACCCTCGGCACGGTCGGCGCGGTCGCGATGCTGGCGCTCGCACTCCCCGCCTTCCGCGAGACCGAAGACGACTGGCTCAAGACCCAGGACCTCGCGATCACCTTCCTCGACCGCTATGGCCAGGAAGTCGGGCGCCGCGGCCTGCATCTCGACGATTCCTACAAGCTTGAGGATTTCCCCAACTACATGATCAAGGCGGCGCTGGCGACGGAAGACCGGCGGTTCTACGAGCATTGGGGCATCGACCCCATCGGCACCTTCCGCGCCCTCCTCGTCAATGCCCAGGGCGGCGGCGTGGTCCAGGGCGGCTCCTCGATCACTCAGCAGCTCGCCAAGAATCTGTTCCTGACCAACGAGCGTTCCCTCGAGCGCAAGATCAAGGAAGCCTTCCTGGCGATCTGGCTCGAATTCCACCTGACCAAGGACGAGATCCTCAAGCTCTATCTCGACCGCGCCTACATGGGCGGCGGCGCCCACGGCGTCGTGGCGGCGGCGGATTACTATTTCAGCAAGCCGGCCAAGGATCTGACGCTCGCGGAATCGGCGATGCTGGCAGGCCTGTTCAAGGCGCCGACCAAATATGCCCCGCACGTGAACCTGCCGGCCGCCCGTGCCCGGGCGAATGAGGTTCTGCGCAACATGGTGGAGGCGGGTTTCCTCACCGACGGCCAGATCCAGACCGCCCGCCGCAATCCCGCGACCCCGGTCAACCGCGAACGCGAGACGACTCCGGACTTTTATCTCGACTGGGCCTTCGAGCAGGTGAAGGGTCTCGCCACGCAGAAGAAGTTCGGCAACGAGCGGGTGCTGATCGTGAAGACGCCCCTCGACACCGCCCTTCAGCGTCACACCGAAGAGACGCTGGAAAACATGCTGCGCCAGCATGGACGCCAGTATAAAGCCGGTCAGGGCGCCATCGTCGTCATGGACGTGGACGGCGCCGTGCGCACCATCGTCGGCGGGCGCGATTACGGCCAGAGCCAGTTCAACCGTGCCACGGGCGGCCTGCGCCAGCCGGGCTCCTCGTTCAAGCCCTTCGTCTACGCGGCAGCGCTCACCACCAACCCGAAGCTGCGGCCTAACTCCATCGTCGTTGACCGGCCGATCTGCCTCGGCAACTGGTGCCCGCAGAATTACGGCCGCTCCTTCTCCGGCTCGATGCCGCTGGTCTCGGCGCTGGCCCGCTCGATCAACTCGATCCCCGTCCAGATGTCCGTCGAGATCGGCAAGGGCAACGCCAAGGCCGGCCGCGCCGTGATCGTCGATACGGCGAAGCGCATGGGCCTCACCCATCCGCTGGCGGATTCGAGCTCGCTCCCCATCGGCGCTGCCGAGGTCACCCCCATCGACATGGCGGCGTCCTATGCTGTCTTCGCCAATGGCGGCAAACGGGCCGACCCTTACGCCGCCTGGGAAGTCCGCAACTCCGCCGGCGACGTCATCTATCGCCATGACAGGGACACGCCGCCCAAGCAGGTGCTCGACACCCGTGTGGTGCAAGACATGAACTTCATGCTCAACAAGGTGGTCGAGGAAGGCACCGGCAAGCGCGCGGCGCTCGAAGGCATTCCGGTTGCGGGCAAGACCGGCACGACCAACGGCTACAAGGACGCCTGGTTCGTCGGCTATACCGGCAACCTGGTCGCCAGCGTGTGGTACGGCAACGACGATTCCACGCCGATGAACGACATGACCGGCGGCACGCTTCCCGCGATGACCTGGCACGAGGTGATGAACCTCGCCCACCAGAACCTCGAGATTCGCCCGATCCCGGGAGCGAGCCCGGCCAATGCCAACCGTGTCGCCTCGGCGGGACGTCAGAATGCGGATCCGGCTCAGGCGCCGGCCCAGGGCTATCTCGCCGGCACGCTCTCCCGCCGGTCCTATGAGGTGCTGGGTACCATCGGCACCCTGTTCCAGTCCGTTGACCGCTCGGTCACCACGGGCAAAGTGCCGGGGACGCCGGGCGGCTCGGCCGCGGCCGACGTTCGCCGCCAGGTCGCGATGCCTTAG